From Woronichinia naegeliana WA131, the proteins below share one genomic window:
- a CDS encoding IS4 family transposase yields the protein MTTAAVEEYKIMLSVGDTTFLDYRNIKEKREGYGPTGKGGNGLILHSALAIEPEKGQVLGLLWQKLWNREVKEKPPTDETAKQKKERQKEQRKAARQRPFEEKESYKWVEALNTCEKQVESSTRVIHVFDREGDVSEVFDSVRQLKHTGVLVRASHNRSLDKNSERLWQHLESEPIRFHQEIEIPSTGKRKARKVKLAVRFCSVNLRTPYRFDNRDPLNVYAVYATEIDCPEGETPLSWMLLTTEVVETIEMAVTILRWYTYRWRVEEFHKVLKSGCQSERYRLASDGMKTLLGFLSVIAVELLHVTYLHRTQPDALAIEILNPLQLQVLKAAASQKLPPILTVAWAVESVAFLGGYLEHRRKTPLGIQVLWRGWLKLHDLCQGWQLAIRT from the coding sequence ATGACAACTGCCGCCGTAGAAGAATATAAGATAATGCTATCAGTCGGAGATACGACCTTCTTAGATTATCGCAATATCAAGGAAAAAAGGGAAGGGTATGGGCCGACTGGAAAAGGAGGGAATGGATTAATACTGCATAGTGCTTTAGCAATTGAGCCAGAAAAAGGACAAGTATTAGGTTTATTATGGCAAAAACTGTGGAATAGGGAGGTAAAAGAAAAGCCCCCAACAGATGAAACGGCGAAGCAGAAAAAAGAAAGACAGAAAGAACAAAGAAAAGCAGCTCGTCAAAGACCATTTGAGGAAAAAGAATCCTACAAATGGGTAGAGGCTCTAAACACCTGTGAGAAACAGGTAGAAAGTTCAACGAGGGTAATTCATGTATTTGACAGAGAAGGAGATGTTTCAGAAGTCTTTGACTCAGTGCGTCAACTCAAGCATACAGGAGTGCTGGTCAGAGCGTCTCATAATCGTAGTTTAGACAAAAATAGTGAACGACTTTGGCAACATTTGGAATCAGAACCGATTCGTTTTCATCAAGAAATCGAGATTCCGAGTACAGGAAAAAGAAAAGCACGGAAGGTTAAGCTTGCCGTCCGATTTTGCTCAGTTAATCTACGAACTCCCTATCGTTTTGATAATCGTGACCCGTTGAATGTCTATGCTGTTTATGCGACAGAAATCGATTGTCCCGAAGGCGAAACTCCTTTATCTTGGATGCTTCTGACTACAGAAGTTGTTGAGACTATTGAGATGGCTGTCACTATTCTTCGTTGGTACACCTACCGATGGCGGGTTGAAGAATTTCATAAAGTCCTTAAGTCTGGTTGTCAGAGTGAGCGTTATCGACTTGCCTCTGATGGAATGAAAACTCTTTTGGGTTTTTTAAGTGTCATTGCTGTTGAACTTTTACACGTTACTTATCTTCATCGTACCCAGCCCGATGCTCTCGCGATTGAAATTCTTAATCCTCTTCAACTTCAGGTGTTAAAAGCAGCCGCCTCTCAAAAACTTCCCCCTATTTTGACTGTTGCTTGGGCTGTCGAGTCTGTTGCTTTTCTTGGTGGTTATCTTGAACATCGTCGTAAAACTCCTCTCGGTATCCAAGTCCTTTGGCGCGGTTGGTTGAAGTTGCATGACCTTTGCCAAGGCTGGCAGCTTGCAATCCGCACTTAA
- a CDS encoding transposase, whose translation MLEWWTKNFASCELGDERLNNRAFSIGKKLSEGFGKALSEVFKGGNELKRAYEFLGIRKQTLSR comes from the coding sequence ATGTTGGAATGGTGGACAAAAAACTTTGCCAGTTGTGAATTGGGAGACGAGAGGCTAAACAATCGTGCCTTCTCGATTGGGAAAAAGTTAAGTGAGGGGTTTGGAAAAGCCTTATCAGAAGTGTTTAAGGGAGGAAACGAGTTAAAGAGGGCCTATGAATTTTTGGGAATCCGAAAACAGACTTTGTCAAGATAA